A stretch of the Bradyrhizobium arachidis genome encodes the following:
- a CDS encoding FecR family protein: MIKAACAGFVVLTSLCLTFTPVAAQPASLGCTSSPSSNATQTLRCDNGITIVAESGARFELKDNNRDGHIDSIELSSKALLVEVPKKPGGNRFKVLTPQAIAAVRGTRWAVDASDGKTAVFVADGRVAVGRRAGGKSVTLGVGEGVDVEGPGALVVKRWGAPRVAALMARLGQ; encoded by the coding sequence TCACTTTGTCTCACGTTCACGCCGGTCGCGGCGCAGCCCGCCAGTCTCGGCTGCACATCGAGCCCGTCGTCCAACGCAACCCAGACATTGCGTTGCGACAATGGGATCACAATCGTCGCCGAAAGCGGCGCCAGATTTGAACTTAAAGACAATAATCGCGACGGACATATCGACTCCATCGAATTGAGCAGCAAGGCCTTGTTAGTCGAAGTTCCCAAGAAGCCGGGCGGCAATCGTTTCAAGGTGCTGACACCGCAGGCGATCGCAGCCGTGCGCGGCACCAGATGGGCGGTCGACGCCTCCGACGGCAAGACAGCCGTGTTCGTCGCCGACGGACGCGTTGCGGTCGGCCGCCGCGCCGGCGGGAAGTCTGTCACGCTTGGCGTTGGCGAAGGCGTCGATGTCGAAGGTCCTGGTGCGCTGGTCGTCAAGCGCTGGGGCGCGCCGCGTGTTGCGGCCTTGATGGCAAGACTCGGACAATAG